A section of the Oryza sativa Japonica Group chromosome 1, ASM3414082v1 genome encodes:
- the LOC4325552 gene encoding MACPF domain-containing protein CAD1, with amino-acid sequence MSLAGSALEAALQAVGRGLDAAGDHRLLYCKGTGRLLMLDESRARDLTINGGVLRGVPPDVVVEEGHGILERIRQVPGPPTDEPVVCSFPKMAECFNRKAGLLETTVPLGSFNSLFSFTGSWKNDEAATKSLAIDGYSVPLFKVKITSGELFLHESVKRAIPHSWDPSALASFIENYGTHIITSVTVGGKDEVYIKQHSSSQLSELEFRNYVKEIGSERFSDGDSKLNATPINYSEKDMTVIFRRRGGCDLVQNFNDWIKTVQSAPDVIGMTFLPIVSLVGDMPGKKHLARAIELYLKYKPQIEELQYFLDFQVQLVWAPVPPGIAGQHRKEPVCPSLQFSLMGPKLFVSTEQISVGRRPVTGLKLCLEGAKQNRLAIHLQHLGSLPKIFVPHWDSHITIGPPKWQGPEEQDSRWFEPIKWRNFAHVSTAPIEYTETSITDLSGVYIVTGAQLGVWDFGAKSVLHLKLLFSRVPGCTIRRSVWDHSPSSSLVHRTDEASSSSSDNAKLVKIVDMTETLKGPQDAPGHWLVTGAKLGVEKGKIVVRAKYSLLNY; translated from the exons ATGAGCCTCGCTGGCTCCGCCCTGGAGGCGGCCCTGCAGGCGGTGGGGCGCGgcctcgacgccgccggtgaccaccgGCTGCTCTACTGCAAGGGCACTGGGAGGCTCCTGATGCTGGACGAGTCCCGCGCGCGGGACCTGACCATCAACGGCGGCGTCCTCCGCGGGGTGCCCCCCGACGTCGTGGTGGAGGAGGGCCACGGCATCCTCGAGCGCATCCGCCAGGTCCCGGGACCCCCAACCGATGAGCCCGTCGTCTGCAGCTTCCCGAAG ATGGCTGAGTGCTTCAACAGGAAGGCGGGCTTGCTGGAAACAACAGTACCGCTGGGTTCCTTCAACTCTCTCTTCAGCTTTACTGGTTCTTGGAAGAATGATGAAGCGGCGACGAAATCCCTCGCGATTGATGGCTACTCCGTGCCTCTGTTTAAAGTTAAGATAACGAGTGGTGAATTGTTTCTGCATGAGAGCGTTAAGCGCGCAATTCCACATAGTTGGGATCCTTCAGCATTGGCTAG CTTTATCGAGAACTATGGTACCCATATTATTACTTCTGTTACGGTTGGTGGTAAGGATGAAGTATACATAAAGCAGCATTCCTCATCCCAATTATCAGAATTGGAGTTCAGAAATTACGTCAAAGAAATTGGAAGCGAGAGATTCTCAGATGGGGATAGCAAGTTAAATGCAACTCCCATAAATTACAGTGAGAAG GATATGACAGTAATCTTCAGAAGGAGGGGTGGTTGTGATCTTGTTCAGAATTTTAATGATTGGATAAAAACTGTTCAGTCAGCACCAGATGTCATAGGCATGACATTTCTCCCTATCGTCTCACTTGTCGGTGATATGCCTGGAAAGAAGCACCTCGCTCGTGCAATTGAACTTTATTTGAAAT ACAAGCCCCAAATTGAAGAGTTGCAGTATTTCTTGGATTTCCAAGTTCAACTAGTTTGGGCTCCAGTACCACCAGGTATTGCTGGTCAACATAGAAAGGAGCCTGTATGTCCATCACTTCAGTTTAGTTTGATGGGCCCAAAGCTCTTTGTTAGCACTGAACAG ATATCTGTTGGGCGTAGACCAGTCACTGGTCTGAAGCTATGCCTGGAAGGAGCCAAACAGAATCGTCTGGCTATTCATTTGCAGCACCTTGGCTCATTGCCAAAAATATTTGTACCTCATTGGGATTCCCATATCACAATTGGACCGCCAAAGTGGCAAGGCCCTGAAGAGCAGGATAGCCGCTGGTTTGAACCAATCAAGTGGAGGAATTTTGCTCATGTCAGCACTGCGCCCATAGAGTACACTGAAACAAGTATTACAGACCTATCTGGTGTTTATATTGTAACAGGAGCACAACTGGGCGTGTGGGATTTTGGTGCGAAGAGTGTACTCCATCTTAAACTCTTATTCTCCAGAGTTCCTGGATGCACAATTAGGAGATCAGTGTGGGACCATAGTCCATCAAGTTCTTTGGTCCATAGGACAGATGAAGCTTCATCATCCTCTAGTGATAATGCTAAACTTGTGAAGATTGTTGACATGACCGAGACATTGAAGGGCCCACAAGATGCACCTGGCCATTGGCTGGTAACAGGAGCAAAGTTGGGGGTCGAGAAGGGCAAGATTGTTGTTCGTGCAAAATACTCGTTATTAAACTATTGA
- the LOC9271385 gene encoding protein NRT1/ PTR FAMILY 4.3, translating to MTVMHIGLTDGSNLLTNYMGTSYMVAVLISVFADTFIGRYKTVIISSVIELVGLLILTLQAHSNKLKPPYCVFPFDPKCETVSGDGRTHLYVGLYLVAIGSAGIKAALPAHCADQFDEKHPTEKLQMSSFFNWLLLSLCTGGAISVTVFVWIQSYKGWDKGFGAATGVMGLALLVFIAGLPGYRISVVQGSTALLEILQVYVAAIRNRNMKLPENPDELYEISKSKAPPDTDFMAHRDKPFRFLDKAAIVQAPTDEAPSPWRQCRVTQVEHAKTVLAMVPIFCSAIIMSTCLAQLQTFSIQQGVTMDRTIGTFKMPPASLPIIPLIVLVFAVPIYERGFVPFARRITGHPNGIPHLQRVGVGLVLSIVSMAIAAVVEVRRKRVAARHGMLDANPILGKQLPISCFWLAPQFTVFGVADMFTFIGLLEFFYSQAPPALKSMSSSFLWCPMSLGYFLSTIIVKAVNAATRGATASGGWLAGNNINRNHLDLFFWLLAVLSFLNFLNYLFWASWYKYKPQQSAHVPAEHKV from the exons ATGACGGTCATGCACATTGGTCTGACTGATGGCTCCAACCTGCTGACCAACTACATGGGCACGAGCTACATGGTCGCAGTGCTCATCTCCGTCTTCGCGGACACTTTCATTGGCCGGTACAAGACTGTCATCATATCGTCAGTGATCGAGCTCGTG GGCCTGCTGATTCTTACACTGCAAGCTCACTCCAATAAGCTGAAGCCACCGTATTGCGTCTTCCCGTTCGACCCCAAGTGCGAGACGGTGAGCGGCGACGGCAGGACGCACCTCTACGTGGGGCTGTACCTCGTGGCGATCGGCTCGGCGGGCATCAAGGCGGCGCTGCCGGCGCACTGCGCCGACCAGTTCGACGAGAAGCACCCCACGGAGAAGCTGCAGATGTCCAGCTTCTTCAACTGGCTGCTGCTCAGCCTCTGCACCGGCGGCGCCATCAGCGTCACGGTGTTCGTGTGGATCCAGAGCTACAAGGGCTGGGACAAAGGGttcggcgccgccaccggcgtgatgggcctcgccctcctcgtcttcatcgccggcctccccggGTACCGCATCTCCGTCGTGCAGGGCAGCACCGCGCTTCTTGAAATCTTGCAG GTGTATGTTGCTGCCATCAGGAACAGGAATATGAAGCTCCCTGAGAACCCAGACGAGCTGTACGAGATCAGCAAGAGCAAAGCTCCCCCTGACACGGACTTCATGGCTCACAGGGATAAACCGTTCAG GTTCCTTGACAAGGCGGCGATAGTACAGGCGCCAACGGATGAGGCGCCGAGCCCATGGCGGCAGTGCCGAGTGACCCAGGTGGAGCACGCCAAGACGGTGCTCGCCATGGTGCCCATCTTCTGCAGCGCCATCATCATGAGCACCTGCCTCGCGCAGCTCCAGACATTCTCCATCCAGCAGGGCGTCACCATGGACAGGACCATCGGCACGTTCAAGATGCCGCCGGCGTCGCTGCCCATCATCCCGCTCATCGTCCTCGTGTTCGCGGTGCCCATCTACGAGCGGGGCTTCGTGCCCTTCGCCCGCCGCATCACCGGCCACCCCAACGGCATCCCGCACCTGCAGCGGGTCGGCGTCGGCCTCGTGCTCTCCATCGTCTCcatggccatcgccgccgtcgtggagGTGCGCCGCAAGAGGGTGGCAGCAAGGCACGGGATGCTGGACGCGAATCCCATTCTCGGGAAGCAGCTGCCCATCTCCTGCTTCTGGCTGGCGCCGCAGTTCACCGTGTTCGGCGTCGCTGACATGTTCACCTTCATCGGGCTCCTCGAGTTCTTCTACTCGCAGGCGCCGCCGGCGCTCAAGTCCATGTCATCCTCGTTCCTGTGGTGCCCCATGTCGCTCGGGTACTTCCTCAGCACCATCATCGTCAAGGCTGTGAACGCCGCCACCAGGGGcgccacggcgagcggcggctggtTGGCCGGCAACAACATCAACCGGAACCACCTCGACCTCTTCTTCTGGCTGCTCGCCGTGCTCAGCTTCCTCAACTTCCTCAACTACCTCTTCTGGGCCAGCTGGTACAAGTACAAGCCTCAGCAGTCAGCCCACGTACCAGCAGAGCACAAAGTATGA
- the LOC4325553 gene encoding oil body-associated protein 2A yields MRVAYVTALRKTPTSSSYARSDRMASSNEKPLPTPISAAAGGSGGNAPPGRPTTVDSMLLDKGAAMLQALRPVKHIKQHVCTFALYAHDPRRQVETHHFVSRLNQDVLQCAVYDADDKHARLIGVEYIVSRKIFDSLPAEEQRLWHSHAHEIKAGLWVSPHVPGMLEKAELEKMAGTFGKFWCTWQVDRGDRLPLGAPALMVSPQDDPAADVRPDLVRNRDDKYRYSTTELRAARADVAVPAEPRPGQADYWLRHRKGFAVDVVPHEMKCHAPFP; encoded by the exons ATGCGCGTAGCGTATGTGACGGCATTACGGAAAacccccaccagcagcagctaCGCGAGGTCGGATCGGATGGCGTCCAGCAACGAGAAGCCACTGCCCACACCGatctctgccgccgccggcggcagcggcggcaacgCGCCGCCGGGGAGGCCGACGACGGTGGATTCGATGCTGCTGGACAAGGGCGCGGCGATGCTGCAGGCGCTGCGCCCGGTGAAGCATATCAAGCAGCACGTGTGCACGTTCGCGCTGTACGCGCACGACCCGCGCCGGCAGGTGGAGACCCACCACTTCGTCTCCCGCCTCAACCAGGACGTCCTCCAGTGCGCCGTCTACGACGCCGACGACAAGCACGCCCGCCTCATCG GAGTGGAGTATATCGTGTCGCGGAAGATCTTCGACTCGCTGCCGGCGGAGGAGCAGCGGTTGTGGCACTCGCACGCGCACGAGATCAAGGCGGGGTTGTGGGTGAGCCCGCACGTTCCCGGGATGCTGGAGAAGGCGGAGCTGGAGAAGATGGCCGGCACGTTCGGCAAGTTCTGGTGCACCTGGCAGGTGGACCGCGGCGACCGCCTCCCGCTGGGCGCGCCGGCGCTGATGGTGTCGCCGCAGGACGACCCCGCGGCGGACGTGCGCCCCGACCTCGTGCGCAACCGGGACGACAAGTACCGCTACTCCACGACGGAGCTGCGGGCGGCGAGGGCCGACGTCGCGGTGCCGGCGGAGCCGCGACCGGGGCAGGCCGACTACTGGCTCCGCCACCGCAAGGGCTTCGCCGTGGACGTCGTGCCGCACGAGATGAAGTGCCACGCGCCGTTCCCGTAA